One part of the Xiphophorus hellerii strain 12219 chromosome 17, Xiphophorus_hellerii-4.1, whole genome shotgun sequence genome encodes these proteins:
- the LOC116736451 gene encoding protein-methionine sulfoxide oxidase mical3b-like isoform X4 has protein sequence MGDKSYPECQAQELFDEFVSASTCRAALRCFSQLCEHLQLDHSTTEKPLYQPIKRRLNYWKANALWAKLDRRAAQQEYQRGRVCRNMTCVIIGAGPCGLRTAVELCFMGARVVVLEKRDSFSRNNVLHLWPFTIYDLRGLGAKKFYGKFCAGSIDHISIRQLQLVLLKVALLLGAEVHVNVEFKQLLEPPEDQHRNKEGWRMEVSPKSHPVSQMEFDVIIGADGRRNTLPGFRRKEFRGKLAIAITANFKNKNTSAEAKVEEISGVAFIFNQRFFQQLRQETGIDLENIVYYKDDTHYFVMTAKKQSLLDKGVILQDFPDTEQLLSRGNVDQDALQAYAREAADFSTNHQLPILDFAMNHYGQPDVAMFDFTCMYASENAALIRQRHGHQLLVTLVGDSLLEPFWPMGTGVARGFLAALDSAWMIRSWAQGRAPLDVLAERESLYHLLPQTTPENMQKSISLFTVDPVTRYVNISPLTVTPAQVRHLVDTGREAGLNTSESDIIRLTSPRLSRQESFSQSNQLLTWCQQQTHGYRGVAVCDLTTSWKSGLALCALIHRCQPDLIDYDSLDESSVEENIRLAFDVAEQEFGISPLMTVEEMSSVGEPDSLSMVMYLSQFYQLHKESLHPAGSLSQNADLRAALFTPASLLSRLGTSPSRKRNPKEHRDALGKRRRTSPESGELQESRDLNGDFDENFVGGTSRSRVRLMANQLQAKMDEGSATCVTSSSSSASALRQQQGAPSSLPSSESADPPQATPPIQSSSWRPKKRTLQQEQMSFRFRERIKSQWAASRDQQCLQMYTGGVSSLAEQITSRFQRQQQSSLVSVGSDVCFFCKQKVYVMERLSAEGLFFHRSCFRCDSCSAPLRLVSYSYDQDAGRFRCLQHPDCRPAAPRKRATPTGTSAPSPSSAASLSDSLSERRRSSAASVMAATPERIELENRRKEEEVPEEVQNRVNLSQGVHVSSEEEEDEGPGCEEEEDEGPGCVTSQEANTLREEEEEEEGSAGDESSDEGEYSPWETERRSGLWLLLEEEAEFPPLGPPVQRGSAPSSLTPPTGPTPSTASFVTSSDSTPDSDITKIPLSPVIVMETAAQKRPTAGGRGPFDDITPELPQKKPLLQQEDRGAEPEEEESGGVRRRSQRDGPHPTLPLLPGGGALFLHLKKLREAPPPYQVELCEGGARGLLKAVLPGNRKEKKRRGGTLPAEKLRRLPANHSRNTVTGEESTLESSRLLQRCSLKPGNNLQLQLFDLVSELQKVSMEEEEAEEENQQVYVPHALAFRRSYGDKIKKRVRDSVLDSDGQSSCPTEVLGVLVPPKEPSSLSVRETMFQKQEGDEDGDLDAKITRRVQRAARRQAKKEQLKRLHKAQVSLSEDR, from the exons ATGGGAGATAAGTCTTACCCAGAATGCCAAGCTCAGGAGCTGTTTGATGAATTTGTGTCAGCATCGACCTGCAGGGCGGCGCTGCGCTGCTTCAGCCAGCTGTGCGAACATCTGCAGCTGGATCACAGCACCACCGAAAAGCCTCTCTACCAACCAATCAAACGGCGGCTCAACTACTGGAAGGCCAATGCTCTGTGGGCCAAACTGGACCGGAGGGCGGCACAGCAGGAGTACcagaggggccgggtctgcagAAACATGACT TGTGTGATCATCGGGGCGGGGCCTTGTGGTCTCAGGACAGCAGTGGAGCTCTGCTTCATGGGAGCCCGAGTGGTAGTCCTGGAGAAAAGGGACTCGTTCTCCAGAAACAACGTGCTCCACCTTTGGCCCTTCACCATCTACGACCTGAGGGGTCTTGGGGCCAAAAAGTTCTACGGAAAGTTTTGTGCAGGCTCCATCGACCACATCA GTATTCGCCAGCTGCAGCTTGTTCTGCTGAAGGTGGCTTTGCTCCTGGGGGCCGAAGTTCATGTCAATGTTGAGTTCAAGCAGCTGTTGGAGCCACCAGAGGACCAGCACAGAAACA AGGAGGGCTGGAGGATGGAGGTGAGTCCAAAGTCCCACCCAGTCAGTCAGATGGAGTTTGATGTCATCATTGGAGCAGATGGACGCAGGAACACGTTGCCAG GTTTCAGGCGTAAGGAGTTCAGGGGGAAACTGGCCATCGCCATCACAGccaacttcaaaaacaaaaacacctcaGCCGAGGCCAAAGTGGAAGAGATCAGCGGAGTGGCTTTCATCTTCAACCAGAGGTTCTTTCAGCAGCTGCGGCAAGAAACTG GTATTGACCTGGAGAACATTGTCTACTACAAGGACGACACACACTACTTTGTTATGACAGCAAAGAAACAGAGTCTCTTGGACAAAGGAGTAATTCTACAG GACTTTCCAGACACAGAGCAGCTCCTCTCTCGAGGGAATGTGGACCAGGATGCTTTGCAGGCATACGCCCGTGAGGCCGCAGACTTCTCCACCAATCACCAGCTGCCAATCCTGGACTTCGCCATGAACCACTACGGTCAGCCGGACGTCGCCATGTTCGACTTTACCTGCATGTACGCATCAGAAAACGCTGCCTTGATTCGCCAGCGCCATGGACACCAGCTGCTGGTCACATTGGTTGGAGACAGTCTGCTGGAG CCCTTTTGGCCGATGGGGACAGGTGTGGCACGGGGGTTCCTAGCAGCTCTGGATTCAGCCTGGATGATCAGAAGTTGGGCTCAGGGTAGAGCACCACTAGATGTCCTGGCTGAGAG GGAGAGTCTGTACCATCTGCTGCCTCAGACGACTCCAGAGAACATGCAGAAGAGCATCAGTCTGTTCACCGTAGATCCAGTGACAAGATACGTGAACATCAGCCCTCTGACCGTCACACCTGCTCAG GTGAGACACCTGGTAGATACAGGTAGAGAGGCCGGGCTAAACACAAGTGAAAGTGATATTATCCGGCTGACTTCCCCCAGACTTTCAAGACAAG AGTCCTTCTCTCAGTCCAATCAGCTGCTGACTTGGTGTCAGCAGCAGACTCATGGTTACAGAGGTGTAGCTGTTTGTGACCTGACTACTTCCTGGAAGAGTGGCCTTGCCCTTTGTGCTCTTATCCACCGATGCCAACCAGATTTGAT AGACTACGACTCTCTGGACGAGTCgtcagtggaggaaaacatccGCCTCGCATTTGACGTGGCTGAGCAAGAGTTTGGGATTTCACCTCTGATGACGGTGGAAGAGATGTCGTCTGTTGGAGAACCAGACTCTCTTTCTATGGTGATGTACCTGAGTCAGTTCTACCAGCTGCACAAAGAGTCACTGCACCCTGCTG GCTCTCTGAGTCAGAATGCTGATTTGAGAGCAGCTCTCTTCACTCCAGCCTCCCTCCTCAGCAGACTGGGAACCAGTCCGTCCAGGAAGAGAAACCCAAAG GAGCACAGAGACGCTCTGGGCAAAAGGAGAAGGACGAGTCCAGAGAGCGGAGAGCTGCAGGAG TCACGTGACCTTAATGGCGACTTTGATGAGAACTTTGTGGGCGGGACCAGCCGCTCTAGAGTTCGTCTGATGGCCAATCAGCTGCAGGCAAAGATGGACGAGGGCTCTGCGACCTGCGTGACCTCTTCGTCTTCTTCTGCTTCCGCTCTACGTCAGCAG cagggggcgccatcCAGCCTCCCTTCCTCAGAGTCTGCAGACCCCCCGCAGGCCACGCCTCCTATTCAGTCATCGTCATGGAGACCG AAGAAGCGGACCCTCCAGCAGGAGCAGATGAGTTTCCGCTTCAGGGAGAGGATCAAGTCTCAGTGGGCCGCCAGCCGGGACCAGCAG TGTCTTCAGATGTACACCGGTGGAGTGAGCTCACTGGCTGAGCAGATAACCAGCCGTTTTCAGCGTCAGCAGCAGAGTAGCTTG GTGTCTGTGGGAAGCGACGTCTGTTTCTTCTGCAAGCAGAAGGTTTATGTGATGGAGCGTCTGAGCGCCGAGGGGCTCTTCTTCCATCGCAGCTGCTTCCGTTGTGATTCCTGCAGCGCCCCCCTCAGGCTGGTCTCCTACAGCTACGACCAGGACGCCG GAAGGTTTCGCTGCCTGCAGCATCCTGACTGCCGGCCGGCCGCTCCCAGGAAGAGAGCGACTCCCACGGGAACCTCGGCG CCGTCTCCGTCCTCGGCCGCGTCCCTCTCCGACTCTCTGAGCGAGCGGCGCCGGTCTTCAG CTGCGTCTGTGATGGCGGCGACGCCGGAGCGGATCGAGCTGGAGAACcgcaggaaggaggaggaggtgcCGGAGGAGGTCCAGAACCGGGTCAACCTGAGCCAAGGTGTGCATGTCAG ctcagaggaagaggaggatgaaggtCCAGgctgtgaggaagaggaggatgaaggtCCAGGCTGTGTGACCTCACAGGAGGCGAACACtttgagagaggaagaggaggaagaggaaggcaGCGCTGGAGACGAGTCCAGTGACG aGGGGGAGTACAGCCCCTGGGAGACGGAGCGCCGCTCGGGTCTGTGGCTCCTGTTAGAGGAGGAAGCAG AGTTTCCTCCTCTAGGCCCACCTGTGCAgcgaggctccgccccctcctcTCTGACTCCGCCCACTGGCCCGACACCCTCCACCGCCTCCTTTGTCACCTCATCTGACTCGACCCCCGACTCTGACATCACCAAAATTCCCCTCTCACCTGTGATCGTCATGGAGACGGCAGCGCAGAAACGGCCCACAGCAGGAGGGCGGGGCCCGTTTGATGACATCACACCTGAGCTGCCCCAGAAGAAGCCGCTGCTCCAGCAGGAGGACCGGGGGGCGGagccagaggaggaggagtcagGCGGAGTGAGGCGGCGGAGCCAAAGAGATGGTCCACACCCCACCCTCCCtctgcttcctggaggcggagctctCTTCCTCCACCTCAAGAAGCTCCgggaggctccgcccccttacCAGGTGGAGCTCTGTGAGGGCGGAGCCAGAGGCCTGTTGAAGGCAGTTCTACCAGGAAacagaaaggagaagaaaaggagGGGCGGGACTTTACCTGCAGAGAAGTTGAGGAGGCTCCCGGCCAATCACAGCAGGAATACAG TCACAGGAGAGGAGTCGACTCTGGAGTCTTCAAGGCTGCTGCAGAGATGTTCGCTAAAACCCGGAAACAAT TTGCAGTTGCAGTTGTTCGACCTCGTGTCTGAACTGCAGAAAGTTTccatggaggaagaggaggctgaAGAGGAGAACCAGCAG GTCTACGTCCCTCATGCGCTGGCCTTCAGGCGGTCGTATGGAGACAAG ATTAAGAAGCGCGTGAGGGACAGCGTCCTGGACTCGGATGGACAGTCTTCCTGTCCCACGGAGGTTCTGGGCGTCCTGGTCCCGCCCAAAGAGCCGTCCAGCCTCAGCGTGAGGGAGACCATGTTCCAGAAACAGGAAGGGGACGAAGACGGAGATCTGGACGCCAAAATCACCCGCCGCGTCCAGAGAGCGGCCAGGAGGCAGGCCAAGAAGGAGCAGCTGAAGAGGCTGCACAAGGCCCAGGTGAGTTTATCTGAGGACAG GTGA
- the LOC116736451 gene encoding protein-methionine sulfoxide oxidase mical3b-like isoform X1: MGDKSYPECQAQELFDEFVSASTCRAALRCFSQLCEHLQLDHSTTEKPLYQPIKRRLNYWKANALWAKLDRRAAQQEYQRGRVCRNMTCVIIGAGPCGLRTAVELCFMGARVVVLEKRDSFSRNNVLHLWPFTIYDLRGLGAKKFYGKFCAGSIDHISIRQLQLVLLKVALLLGAEVHVNVEFKQLLEPPEDQHRNKEGWRMEVSPKSHPVSQMEFDVIIGADGRRNTLPGFRRKEFRGKLAIAITANFKNKNTSAEAKVEEISGVAFIFNQRFFQQLRQETGIDLENIVYYKDDTHYFVMTAKKQSLLDKGVILQDFPDTEQLLSRGNVDQDALQAYAREAADFSTNHQLPILDFAMNHYGQPDVAMFDFTCMYASENAALIRQRHGHQLLVTLVGDSLLEPFWPMGTGVARGFLAALDSAWMIRSWAQGRAPLDVLAERESLYHLLPQTTPENMQKSISLFTVDPVTRYVNISPLTVTPAQVRHLVDTGREAGLNTSESDIIRLTSPRLSRQESFSQSNQLLTWCQQQTHGYRGVAVCDLTTSWKSGLALCALIHRCQPDLIDYDSLDESSVEENIRLAFDVAEQEFGISPLMTVEEMSSVGEPDSLSMVMYLSQFYQLHKESLHPAGSLSQNADLRAALFTPASLLSRLGTSPSRKRNPKEHRDALGKRRRTSPESGELQESRDLNGDFDENFVGGTSRSRVRLMANQLQAKMDEGSATCVTSSSSSASALRQQQGAPSSLPSSESADPPQATPPIQSSSWRPKKRTLQQEQMSFRFRERIKSQWAASRDQQCLQMYTGGVSSLAEQITSRFQRQQQSSLVSVGSDVCFFCKQKVYVMERLSAEGLFFHRSCFRCDSCSAPLRLVSYSYDQDAGRFRCLQHPDCRPAAPRKRATPTGTSAPSPSSAASLSDSLSERRRSSAASVMAATPERIELENRRKEEEVPEEVQNRVNLSQGVHVSSEEEEDEGPGCEEEEDEGPGCVTSQEANTLREEEEEEEGSAGDESSDEGEYSPWETERRSGLWLLLEEEAEFPPLGPPVQRGSAPSSLTPPTGPTPSTASFVTSSDSTPDSDITKIPLSPVIVMETAAQKRPTAGGRGPFDDITPELPQKKPLLQQEDRGAEPEEEESGGVRRRSQRDGPHPTLPLLPGGGALFLHLKKLREAPPPYQVELCEGGARGLLKAVLPGNRKEKKRRGGTLPAEKLRRLPANHSRNTVTGEESTLESSRLLQRCSLKPGNNLQLQLFDLVSELQKVSMEEEEAEEENQQVYVPHALAFRRSYGDKIKKRVRDSVLDSDGQSSCPTEVLGVLVPPKEPSSLSVRETMFQKQEGDEDGDLDAKITRRVQRAARRQAKKEQLKRLHKAQMIQRQLQQVEVKQRELEERGVMVEKALRGEADYWEDSSHGPDTELHLGGLGKLDNLVLMQQWFRLVQQKNSLVRYESELMIFARELQLEDRQSCLQQELRERMAVDDHLKGEEQLDEERRILEEMLEVVEQRDALVELLEEQRLLDRQQDQNLEVLLAGALSWA, from the exons ATGGGAGATAAGTCTTACCCAGAATGCCAAGCTCAGGAGCTGTTTGATGAATTTGTGTCAGCATCGACCTGCAGGGCGGCGCTGCGCTGCTTCAGCCAGCTGTGCGAACATCTGCAGCTGGATCACAGCACCACCGAAAAGCCTCTCTACCAACCAATCAAACGGCGGCTCAACTACTGGAAGGCCAATGCTCTGTGGGCCAAACTGGACCGGAGGGCGGCACAGCAGGAGTACcagaggggccgggtctgcagAAACATGACT TGTGTGATCATCGGGGCGGGGCCTTGTGGTCTCAGGACAGCAGTGGAGCTCTGCTTCATGGGAGCCCGAGTGGTAGTCCTGGAGAAAAGGGACTCGTTCTCCAGAAACAACGTGCTCCACCTTTGGCCCTTCACCATCTACGACCTGAGGGGTCTTGGGGCCAAAAAGTTCTACGGAAAGTTTTGTGCAGGCTCCATCGACCACATCA GTATTCGCCAGCTGCAGCTTGTTCTGCTGAAGGTGGCTTTGCTCCTGGGGGCCGAAGTTCATGTCAATGTTGAGTTCAAGCAGCTGTTGGAGCCACCAGAGGACCAGCACAGAAACA AGGAGGGCTGGAGGATGGAGGTGAGTCCAAAGTCCCACCCAGTCAGTCAGATGGAGTTTGATGTCATCATTGGAGCAGATGGACGCAGGAACACGTTGCCAG GTTTCAGGCGTAAGGAGTTCAGGGGGAAACTGGCCATCGCCATCACAGccaacttcaaaaacaaaaacacctcaGCCGAGGCCAAAGTGGAAGAGATCAGCGGAGTGGCTTTCATCTTCAACCAGAGGTTCTTTCAGCAGCTGCGGCAAGAAACTG GTATTGACCTGGAGAACATTGTCTACTACAAGGACGACACACACTACTTTGTTATGACAGCAAAGAAACAGAGTCTCTTGGACAAAGGAGTAATTCTACAG GACTTTCCAGACACAGAGCAGCTCCTCTCTCGAGGGAATGTGGACCAGGATGCTTTGCAGGCATACGCCCGTGAGGCCGCAGACTTCTCCACCAATCACCAGCTGCCAATCCTGGACTTCGCCATGAACCACTACGGTCAGCCGGACGTCGCCATGTTCGACTTTACCTGCATGTACGCATCAGAAAACGCTGCCTTGATTCGCCAGCGCCATGGACACCAGCTGCTGGTCACATTGGTTGGAGACAGTCTGCTGGAG CCCTTTTGGCCGATGGGGACAGGTGTGGCACGGGGGTTCCTAGCAGCTCTGGATTCAGCCTGGATGATCAGAAGTTGGGCTCAGGGTAGAGCACCACTAGATGTCCTGGCTGAGAG GGAGAGTCTGTACCATCTGCTGCCTCAGACGACTCCAGAGAACATGCAGAAGAGCATCAGTCTGTTCACCGTAGATCCAGTGACAAGATACGTGAACATCAGCCCTCTGACCGTCACACCTGCTCAG GTGAGACACCTGGTAGATACAGGTAGAGAGGCCGGGCTAAACACAAGTGAAAGTGATATTATCCGGCTGACTTCCCCCAGACTTTCAAGACAAG AGTCCTTCTCTCAGTCCAATCAGCTGCTGACTTGGTGTCAGCAGCAGACTCATGGTTACAGAGGTGTAGCTGTTTGTGACCTGACTACTTCCTGGAAGAGTGGCCTTGCCCTTTGTGCTCTTATCCACCGATGCCAACCAGATTTGAT AGACTACGACTCTCTGGACGAGTCgtcagtggaggaaaacatccGCCTCGCATTTGACGTGGCTGAGCAAGAGTTTGGGATTTCACCTCTGATGACGGTGGAAGAGATGTCGTCTGTTGGAGAACCAGACTCTCTTTCTATGGTGATGTACCTGAGTCAGTTCTACCAGCTGCACAAAGAGTCACTGCACCCTGCTG GCTCTCTGAGTCAGAATGCTGATTTGAGAGCAGCTCTCTTCACTCCAGCCTCCCTCCTCAGCAGACTGGGAACCAGTCCGTCCAGGAAGAGAAACCCAAAG GAGCACAGAGACGCTCTGGGCAAAAGGAGAAGGACGAGTCCAGAGAGCGGAGAGCTGCAGGAG TCACGTGACCTTAATGGCGACTTTGATGAGAACTTTGTGGGCGGGACCAGCCGCTCTAGAGTTCGTCTGATGGCCAATCAGCTGCAGGCAAAGATGGACGAGGGCTCTGCGACCTGCGTGACCTCTTCGTCTTCTTCTGCTTCCGCTCTACGTCAGCAG cagggggcgccatcCAGCCTCCCTTCCTCAGAGTCTGCAGACCCCCCGCAGGCCACGCCTCCTATTCAGTCATCGTCATGGAGACCG AAGAAGCGGACCCTCCAGCAGGAGCAGATGAGTTTCCGCTTCAGGGAGAGGATCAAGTCTCAGTGGGCCGCCAGCCGGGACCAGCAG TGTCTTCAGATGTACACCGGTGGAGTGAGCTCACTGGCTGAGCAGATAACCAGCCGTTTTCAGCGTCAGCAGCAGAGTAGCTTG GTGTCTGTGGGAAGCGACGTCTGTTTCTTCTGCAAGCAGAAGGTTTATGTGATGGAGCGTCTGAGCGCCGAGGGGCTCTTCTTCCATCGCAGCTGCTTCCGTTGTGATTCCTGCAGCGCCCCCCTCAGGCTGGTCTCCTACAGCTACGACCAGGACGCCG GAAGGTTTCGCTGCCTGCAGCATCCTGACTGCCGGCCGGCCGCTCCCAGGAAGAGAGCGACTCCCACGGGAACCTCGGCG CCGTCTCCGTCCTCGGCCGCGTCCCTCTCCGACTCTCTGAGCGAGCGGCGCCGGTCTTCAG CTGCGTCTGTGATGGCGGCGACGCCGGAGCGGATCGAGCTGGAGAACcgcaggaaggaggaggaggtgcCGGAGGAGGTCCAGAACCGGGTCAACCTGAGCCAAGGTGTGCATGTCAG ctcagaggaagaggaggatgaaggtCCAGgctgtgaggaagaggaggatgaaggtCCAGGCTGTGTGACCTCACAGGAGGCGAACACtttgagagaggaagaggaggaagaggaaggcaGCGCTGGAGACGAGTCCAGTGACG aGGGGGAGTACAGCCCCTGGGAGACGGAGCGCCGCTCGGGTCTGTGGCTCCTGTTAGAGGAGGAAGCAG AGTTTCCTCCTCTAGGCCCACCTGTGCAgcgaggctccgccccctcctcTCTGACTCCGCCCACTGGCCCGACACCCTCCACCGCCTCCTTTGTCACCTCATCTGACTCGACCCCCGACTCTGACATCACCAAAATTCCCCTCTCACCTGTGATCGTCATGGAGACGGCAGCGCAGAAACGGCCCACAGCAGGAGGGCGGGGCCCGTTTGATGACATCACACCTGAGCTGCCCCAGAAGAAGCCGCTGCTCCAGCAGGAGGACCGGGGGGCGGagccagaggaggaggagtcagGCGGAGTGAGGCGGCGGAGCCAAAGAGATGGTCCACACCCCACCCTCCCtctgcttcctggaggcggagctctCTTCCTCCACCTCAAGAAGCTCCgggaggctccgcccccttacCAGGTGGAGCTCTGTGAGGGCGGAGCCAGAGGCCTGTTGAAGGCAGTTCTACCAGGAAacagaaaggagaagaaaaggagGGGCGGGACTTTACCTGCAGAGAAGTTGAGGAGGCTCCCGGCCAATCACAGCAGGAATACAG TCACAGGAGAGGAGTCGACTCTGGAGTCTTCAAGGCTGCTGCAGAGATGTTCGCTAAAACCCGGAAACAAT TTGCAGTTGCAGTTGTTCGACCTCGTGTCTGAACTGCAGAAAGTTTccatggaggaagaggaggctgaAGAGGAGAACCAGCAG GTCTACGTCCCTCATGCGCTGGCCTTCAGGCGGTCGTATGGAGACAAG ATTAAGAAGCGCGTGAGGGACAGCGTCCTGGACTCGGATGGACAGTCTTCCTGTCCCACGGAGGTTCTGGGCGTCCTGGTCCCGCCCAAAGAGCCGTCCAGCCTCAGCGTGAGGGAGACCATGTTCCAGAAACAGGAAGGGGACGAAGACGGAGATCTGGACGCCAAAATCACCCGCCGCGTCCAGAGAGCGGCCAGGAGGCAGGCCAAGAAGGAGCAGCTGAAGAGGCTGCACAAGGCCCAG ATGATCCAGcggcagctgcagcaggtggaggtgaagcagagagagctggaggagagaggAGTGATGGTGGAGAAAGCTCTGCGAGGAGAAGCAG ACTACTGGGAGGACTCCAGCCACGGTCCAGACACGGAGCTTCACCTGGGAG GACTGGGCAAACTGGACaacctggttctgatgcagcagTGGTTCCGACTGGTCCAGCAGAAGAACTCTCTGGTCCGATACGAGTCGGAACTCATGATCTT CGCTCgggagctgcagctggaggaccGACAGAGCTGCCTGCAGCAGGAGCTGAGGGAGCGGATGGCCGTGGACG ATCACCTGAAGGGCGAGGAGCAGCTGGACGAGGAGCGGCGGATCCTGGAGGAGATGCTGGAGGTGGTGGAGCAGCGCGACGccctggtggagctgctggaggagcaGCGCCTACTGGACCGCCAGCAGGACCAgaacctggaggttctgctggcCGGGGCGCTCAGCTGGGCCTGA